The Tolypothrix sp. PCC 7910 genome includes the window GCCAAAATTAAGATTTTTTGTGACTGAGTATCTTGTCCCCTAACCATCTCTTACCCTTGATGAATGTATTAAATCCCACCGAAAGGCTCAGAATAAATTATACTTCAAAGCAAAATTGAATGATTAGGGAAGAATTCACCAGTCAACGCCACAGTGACGGAGGCGATATTGAGCAATATATGCAGAGGCAGATAACGCAGCTTCTTCCAGTAACTATACTAAAAACGGGTTGGAGCTTTACGCTGCTACCCTTGAAAGTGATGAGAACAATATTCAATGGTGTATGGATGAAAACGCCCATCTTTTAATGGCAGCACCTTTACTCTGTTTGTCGTTTGAAAGTTTTTGGCTCTTTGCCACCGACTGAATCACCGCCGCCGCCTCTGATTAGGATCAGTCCCCAAATTTCGCTCAACCCGTTGCAGCTTAGTATTAGTCCAACCAGTCTGCTGTTCAATCTTCTCCAAAGAAGCTTGCGCCTCATAAGGAAGACTCAGAGGAAAAAAGCGTGAATAAATCGTAAACAGAATGAAAAACGTAACCGGAGTGAAAAGCGAAACAAAAGCAGCCCTCGCCCAATTTTTAGCGGCCAAATCCACGGCGGCGCTGTGGCTCAATTGATGGCTCGATATCATACTCTTCATCTGGCTCAATTCCTCTCTCAACGGAGCAATCAACTTCTCTGTGTGTTTGGGGGAGGTATTGCTCCAATAATTGGAGAGATTGGTTAAGTTCTTCAATAGCTCTAGTTGTTGCAGCGACGTTTGATTTAAAGCGCTCAAGGCTGTCGCGAGCTGATTGCAACTGGTTGCTAAAGATTTGATATTCTCCGTGTGGTCGGCTTGAGTCTTCAATTGCTCCGCCGTCAGTTGACTCCATTGATTTAACTCCACCTGCAAATTTTCAAACAACAACTTCCAATCGTTTGGTGCAGTTTCTGTCAGCTGTGCCAAATACCCGATGTACTGCACTAACCTAAAAGCTGGGTCATCCTGTTTCATCCCAGAATCCAGCGCAAACCGTAGCACCTTAGCTTGGAATTCTGGTGACTTTTCTGACAGCAACCTGTCTAAATGGGATACCCCACCATTACCCTTACCATTTGCGCTCGCCATTACTCCAGCCCCAATTGCAAAGATGCTTTAGAGAACTCAGACTCAACCGCATCAATCCAGCCATAGACTCTCGATTGATTACTCAAACTGAAATCCTCATGCTCCAGCGCTTCTCTAAACGTCAGGTCTTTCGAGTCAATCAAATCAAAAATATCGTCATATAACTCAGGCAATAAAAGTTCAACAGCCCCCAAAGCTTCCACAGACTGCTTCACCTTAGAATTGTTATAGCGAGTGAACTTATGCTCCTCACCCCAATAGAGATTTTTCACCACAACATAATCTACGCGCTCACCGCAGAAATCCACCAGCCGCTTCAACTGCAATAGACTATCCTTCACCCTTCCCAAAACCGAAACCATAGTGATGCGATAACCCAAACGCTGGGCATTTTGAAACAGAAAAATATCCTTCGCCACCGACTCAAAATATTCCGCAGCCCCAGCCGGCAGATCCACCAAAGAAACTTGAGGAGAAAAAGACTTCAAATCATCTTGCAAAGCATCAGCTCCACCACGCTGATTTAGTTTGAGTGTTCGCACTCCAGGTTCTAACTTATTGTAGTGACGATAAAGCTGCGGATTCGACTTGTCACACTCATAAGCGATACAGTTGATATTTCTGTGGCGATAAATATCCAGCAGAATCCGCGCCACCACACTTTTCCCCGTTCCCCCCTTATCACCAGTCACCAACACTAAACGCCCAGTACATTTTGATGGAGTACTTGGTTTGTCTAGGACAACTCCATCAGCTAATTGTTTAGATTTAACTGCCATTTACAAATCCTCATCTCTAATCAATTCAGGTTGAAAAGCCAAACCAGAATTATTTTGATTTGGGCTGACTTTCACATCCAAAGGTTGTTTAGTAGTTTTAGAAGTCGCAGTCGAAGTTGATTTAGCCTTGGCAGATGCAGTTTTGGATTTTGATTGTGGTTGTGAAGAAGTCTTGGATTTTTTGACAGACTGAGAATTATTAGACTCAGTTACAGAATTATCACCCTGGTCAGACTCATCAACAACTTGTGTATTGCTATTCTCAAGCACCCCTGGATTGACTAATTTTTTACGAGTAGACTTCTTGATATCGTTGAGTAAATAACGGATACGTTCCGCACTGATATTGATATCTAAGCCCGCTAAAGTTTCAGAAACTTCCTGATAAGAATAGCCAAGACGAAGCACCCGTTCAATTTGACGACGCATCTTTTTGATAGCTGCACGCGCCGGAATCTCATCCAATTCCTTAGCACCCAAAGAGCGTAAAGCAGAAAGAGCTTCAGGAATTTTAGATTTAGGAATACTATCTTTAGTCACAAGTAAAATCCAACTAATGTAATGGTTTAAAACTTTGCTGACACAATAAGCATCTATCTAAAGACAGGTATAATCTCTGACTAAAATTAATTAATAATAAGCAATAGATATTAACGTAAATAATTGAACCTTTATTACCAATAGCTTGTAAGATAACTCACAAAGAGTTACCCAAAGAAAATTACACAGTTATTACAAAATTCTCACTGTAAAAATTCACCATGCCAACCAAAGGCTAATTTGTGTGTCCGTTTGGTTGGTAGTAGCAGCCCAATACGCACAGTGCCCCCACATGGGTGGCCATCCCATTCCCTTCTGCCTTGCCCGAAAGTGGGTGAGGAGCAAGCCATGCCTAAAGCTTCGCTTTACGTCGCTGCGCTCGGTACGGCAGGCTTGCCAAGGTGGGAAGTCTCCCCCCTTGAAACCCCCCTCAAGTTGTTGCACTTTGTCAGGAATGACATCATGAACAAGCGTTCTTCTGCTTCACTCGTCCGCACTAGAAGACTGCAAGCACTATTCAGTCCCATTGAATACGAGATGATTCGCTCCAAGGCGGAAGATGCGAGCATGAGCTTGGCCGAATTAACAAGACGCTGTTTATTACTGCGACCAATCCCCCCACCACCGCCACGACTGAGCCGAGTCACAGTAGCCACATACCTAGAACTTTCTCGCATTGGCAACAACATCAACCAACTAGCCAAAGCCACAAACACCGCCATCAAAATGCAACTGCCACCGCCAGCAGATCCAAAACTATTAAACGAACTACTAGAACTGCTACGACACTGCCAACGAGAAATCGCTAACACCTTCATTGAAGAAGCAGACGAGGAAACAGATGATTGGCAACCAGACTAAAGGGCGAGGATTTCGCGGACTACTGGACTATCTGCAATCCCAAGAAGATGCCAAACTCATTGGTGGTAACATGGGTGGCAATAACGCCATTGCACTCGCCAGAGAATTTAAAATCTCCCGTCAACTAAACCCAGAAGCCGACCGAGTAGTTTACCACGCATCATTATCACTACCGGACAACGAGCGACTAGACGATGAAACCTGGAATGAAATCGCCAACCGCTACTTGGAAGAAATGGGCTTTGACAGCAACCAGTACGTAGTTTACAGACACCACAACACCCAACACGACCACATCCATATTTGTGCCAGCCGCATTCGCTTGGACAACGGCAAGATAGTCCATGATAGCTGGGACTACAAACGCAGCGAAACCACTATTCGGCAAATAGAACGAGATTACCAATTACAACCAACTCTAGGTAGCCACGAGAAATTATCGCGCAACCCAAGTATTGGGCAACAAAGACGGCTAGAGCGAGAACAGCAAGAATATTTAAAAGGCGATCGCCCAACACCACAAGAACCACCCATTAAACAACAGTTGCAAGAACTCATCGACCGCGCCACCGCCGACTCTCCCACAATGCCCCAATTGATTGAGCGACTGCAAATCCAAGGTGTAAAAGTTCGCCACGGAACTACACGCAACGGCAAGAGTAAAGGCATCTCATACTCAATGAAAGACCAGCAATTTAGCGGCACAACTTTGGGAGCATCTTACACATTCCCCGGATTGCAGAAGCACAAGCGAGTTGACTACCAACCAAAACGGGACGACCACCGCATTATTTCACTGCTATTAAATCCAGCCAAACCCACACAACAACTTTCACAAATTCAACTCAACCAACATCAAGAACATTCCCAAGAACAACCCCAAGCGAAACCCGAACTTAACCCCTGGCAGCAGAGATATCAACAGCTATCACTAGCACTAACTGCAACTGCATTGTCAGCTGACGACCGAGATAAAAAAATTATCTCTCACCTGCTAGAGCAAGAAGAACCAACAGAAGATATCAAAGAAACTATCAAGCATGGGTCAATCCCACGCACCCAAGCAGAATTAGAAGAATTGCTCGACTTGGTAATAGATGAATTAGAAGAAGAACTTGAACAGCAGTTAGAACAACCAAGGAGACGCGGATTAAGCCGATAACTCAACAGCACTCCGTTTACAACCATCAGGGACTGCATCACCGAAACAGTGCAAACAAACTAATTTTGATTTAAATCGGTAACAGCCAATGTTTCATCAAAATCACCAGCCCGACCCATCAGCCATGATAGGCTTGGGCATTGCATTTTTCTTTGGTGCGATCGCTTACGGCACAGCCAAATTTACCGGGCCTGTTTTCCCGATGATTCTATGTGCCATTTATATATTGTCTGGTGCTACCAGCAAAGAACTGGCATTGAAAATTGGTCTAGCAATTACTGTAATTGAATTACTCCTCACACCCATTACTGGCTGGCAGAACTTTTGGAGCTACAACTTAATTTTGGGCTTCGTCATAGCTGTCATCCCAGAAAGACTAGTCACAGGAGTTGTACGCGGTTCCCAACTGCAAACACCACAGCAACTACAAAAACAACTGCGACACAAAGAACAATCGCTGATCAAGAAACAGCAGATATTACCGCAGACACTACCCAGACTAGAAATCGCAGATATTCAACTTCCAGATGATTTAGCACCATTATCATTTATGTTCTTGGGTTCCCCTGGCTCCGGCAAGACCCAAGCCATTTTGAAAATGCTGTCAATCATGCGCTCTCGCCCAGATTACCGCGTTATCTGCTTAGACCGCTCAGGCGAAATTCTCGAAAAATTTGGTGATAACAACACCCTCATCTACAACCCCAGAGACAGCAGAACAATTCACTGGAGTCACCGCAGTGAAGGCATGGAATTTGAAACCATCGCCGCCGGCTTAATTCCTCCTAGCCCAGAAGGTAAAGACCCGTTTTGGAATGAAGCTGCCAAAGGGCTATTGTCTGACTTATACGCCAAAACATCTACCAACGCCGAAGTTTGGCAGATGATAGCACTTAAACCCATCCAAGAATTAAAAAGTCTCCTCACCGGCACACTCAGCGCCACATATTTAGAAGCAGAAAACACCGCCGCCGGCATTAAAAGTTCAGCCATTAACTATCTGCGATTTTACAAAGTCCTTGCCGATCATCAAACCACAGCAGACTTTTCTTGGAGTCGCTGGGGCAGAGAAGATGACAACAGATGGATATTCCTGCCCATCTTTGAAAACGAAGCTGAACTCTTCAAACCCCTGTACACAATGGCATTTTCATTAATGCTCAGGGGACTGTTGAGCAACGAGAACCACCACATCAAAACCGTGATTTGCATTGACGAACTCTCAGCCCTGGGTAAGCTCGTCGGTTTAGAACGCTTGCTAGCAGAAGGGCGAAAATTCTCAGGTATTGGAATGCTTGGTACTCAGCTGACAGGTCAAATCGCCAATATTTACGGCGAGTACGGAATGCAGACCATTCTCCAAGGTTGCTGCACCAAACTCATTCTGAATTGCCGGGACTATAGCACCGCTGAATTATGCTCCAGATTAATTGGTTCCCAGGAACGCTTAGAAACGACTCAAGGCAGAAGTGGTAACAGTTGGTTCAGCGAAACCCGCTCTGTTAACCAGCACATCCGAGAAACGAGCGCTGTATTGCCCAGTGAACTGCAAGGACTGCCACCCTTAGAAGGATATCTGTTAATTGCTGACGGTACAAAACCAGCAAGAGTCAAAGTTACCCCAACAGCTTATCCTCTGAAAGCTTCAAGATTTGTGGACGCAGCAATTTGATAACTGAGAGGTGTAAACGATGTTGATTTCTCGTGCCCTTTTAGCCAAAGCTTGTATTCTGGGCTTACTGGTAGGATGGGTGACTGAACTGCCCAAAAATTACTTCAATTCCCGTCAATCCAAAATCCAAAATTTATTGGCACAAACTGATAGCAAACAGCAATCCTCATCAGCAGTAAGAGCAAGCGCAGAAATTGATTTGCTCAGAGAGGCTGATATCAGTTCAAATAATGAAGCGATCTCCATTTATCAGCAGATGCTCAAAGTTAATCCCAATTCTGCCAAAGCGCATTTTCTCTTGGCTAAACTGCAATTGTTTGGTTGGTACTATCAAGCACGAAACCAGCCTGTAGGCCCTGCACTCAAGCAAAATGGGTTGAAGCATTTAAAAACAGCGACATATTTGTATCAAAAGCGGGGAGATACTGTAGCGGCGGCAAAGTTGGAGAAGGTATACAGTCAGGTTGAAAAGGGGACGAATCCAGTTACTTGGGTATTTCCAGAATGGCGCTATGTTGATGTGAAGCTTTCAACACAGTAAGAGGTAGGATTAAGATGACATTGAGCCGAGATGCACAACTTTCAGTTAGAGTCAATGAGGAGCATTGCTGCACGTCACTTCATGCCATGTCAATACGAAGCTAGACTATCACTTTGATACGTTTCATCACATCAAAAATTTTGTCTAGGTCAAGTTGTTAAGCCCCTGTTGGCTTATATGGGTAAATTTGTGATTTGAAACAAAAAATGAGATTTTAACTCATGATATGGTTCAAAAACGAGTATCCAGTTTATAGTTCACTTTTAGTATTCGAGTTTTTTTACTAATAATGATTATCGTGTAGGGGATAAAAAGACAGATACGAGAGACGTTTGTATTAACCCTTCAGCTTGATTATCATTATTATTCAGCTACTATTTGAGGTTAGCGATCGCTCTGTGTTGGGCGATCGCTTGGACAATGAAATATTTGATTTTTACTCAGATATCTACTAAAACAAAAGTTTTGAACCATAACATGGGCATTTGAACCATATTTTGAATTGAAAGTTTAAGTTAGAGCAATTTTTTCTGTGACTTAAAGGAAAAGTTTGCCGCAATGGCAAGCTTTTACTTTAATTTGATTGCGGCTTCTTGATAGGTTCTTGGCAACTTTTGGTGATCTTGGTTGGGGTAAGGCAGACGGCAGACGGCAGAGGGCAGAAGGAAGAGGAAGAAAAAATTCCCACAATTGAAGCAGTGCAAGAATTATAGAACATCTGCATCACAAGAAAGCCGTAAGCGATCGTCCCTTGAAGTCACAAATCCCACGCCCGGATAAGAAAACGTTTTAAAACCTTCTGCCTTCTGCCTCCTGCCTTCTGCCTTAAAGTGCGTAACCTTTCATCATCACCAAAATCTGACAAGAACCTCTTGATACTTTAAACAGTATCTAGTAGTCTATGAGACAAAAATTGCTGTAACTCTGATAAATTTCTCAATCATTAAGTATAATTATTTACAATATGGTCAATGAACAAGCGGCTTACTT containing:
- a CDS encoding DUF6753 family protein, which translates into the protein MASANGKGNGGVSHLDRLLSEKSPEFQAKVLRFALDSGMKQDDPAFRLVQYIGYLAQLTETAPNDWKLLFENLQVELNQWSQLTAEQLKTQADHTENIKSLATSCNQLATALSALNQTSLQQLELLKNLTNLSNYWSNTSPKHTEKLIAPLREELSQMKSMISSHQLSHSAAVDLAAKNWARAAFVSLFTPVTFFILFTIYSRFFPLSLPYEAQASLEKIEQQTGWTNTKLQRVERNLGTDPNQRRRR
- the mobC gene encoding plasmid mobilization relaxosome protein MobC, whose translation is MPKASLYVAALGTAGLPRWEVSPLETPLKLLHFVRNDIMNKRSSASLVRTRRLQALFSPIEYEMIRSKAEDASMSLAELTRRCLLLRPIPPPPPRLSRVTVATYLELSRIGNNINQLAKATNTAIKMQLPPPADPKLLNELLELLRHCQREIANTFIEEADEETDDWQPD
- a CDS encoding relaxase/mobilization nuclease domain-containing protein; translation: MIGNQTKGRGFRGLLDYLQSQEDAKLIGGNMGGNNAIALAREFKISRQLNPEADRVVYHASLSLPDNERLDDETWNEIANRYLEEMGFDSNQYVVYRHHNTQHDHIHICASRIRLDNGKIVHDSWDYKRSETTIRQIERDYQLQPTLGSHEKLSRNPSIGQQRRLEREQQEYLKGDRPTPQEPPIKQQLQELIDRATADSPTMPQLIERLQIQGVKVRHGTTRNGKSKGISYSMKDQQFSGTTLGASYTFPGLQKHKRVDYQPKRDDHRIISLLLNPAKPTQQLSQIQLNQHQEHSQEQPQAKPELNPWQQRYQQLSLALTATALSADDRDKKIISHLLEQEEPTEDIKETIKHGSIPRTQAELEELLDLVIDELEEELEQQLEQPRRRGLSR
- a CDS encoding type IV secretion system DNA-binding domain-containing protein gives rise to the protein MFHQNHQPDPSAMIGLGIAFFFGAIAYGTAKFTGPVFPMILCAIYILSGATSKELALKIGLAITVIELLLTPITGWQNFWSYNLILGFVIAVIPERLVTGVVRGSQLQTPQQLQKQLRHKEQSLIKKQQILPQTLPRLEIADIQLPDDLAPLSFMFLGSPGSGKTQAILKMLSIMRSRPDYRVICLDRSGEILEKFGDNNTLIYNPRDSRTIHWSHRSEGMEFETIAAGLIPPSPEGKDPFWNEAAKGLLSDLYAKTSTNAEVWQMIALKPIQELKSLLTGTLSATYLEAENTAAGIKSSAINYLRFYKVLADHQTTADFSWSRWGREDDNRWIFLPIFENEAELFKPLYTMAFSLMLRGLLSNENHHIKTVICIDELSALGKLVGLERLLAEGRKFSGIGMLGTQLTGQIANIYGEYGMQTILQGCCTKLILNCRDYSTAELCSRLIGSQERLETTQGRSGNSWFSETRSVNQHIRETSAVLPSELQGLPPLEGYLLIADGTKPARVKVTPTAYPLKASRFVDAAI